A genomic window from Lycium barbarum isolate Lr01 chromosome 4, ASM1917538v2, whole genome shotgun sequence includes:
- the LOC132638220 gene encoding probable aspartic proteinase GIP2 yields the protein MSSSRYFFHFCFLLIISTCLAKTTYRPKTLFLAVKKDPSTLQYITQIHQRTPLVPVNLAVHLGGESLWVDCEKGYNSSTYKPARCNSMQCNLTRPVSCGDCHEKKRPGCNKNVCYNAVENTVTQTIITGGEIAQDVLSLQSVNGSVPGPVVTMPNFIFSCYDTFLTEGLGKDIKGTVGFGQLRPASFAAQLASAFRFSRQFAVCLSSSTERNGVIFIGHRPYYLSLAFDASQDLIYTPIISHPHYMYYNRGSSEYYIQVSSIKISGKNVPLNKTLLSLDEDGEGGTRISTAFPYTVLEASIYNVVSKAFVNAMPKDVKIVSPVQPFKTCFDSSAIGMSRLGYNAPQIDLVLHKPNVYWTIIGANSLVKVNEDVVCLAFVQRNQTFGQGIVIGGYQMQDNLIEFDLPRKRVGFSNSLFFRQTMCSNHNYA from the coding sequence ATGTCTTCCTCTAGATACTTCTTTCACTTTTGTTTTCTTCTCATCATATCAACTTGTCTAGCAAAAACCACTTACCGGCCTAAAACTTTATTCCTTGCAGTGAAAAAAGACCCCTCTACTCTACAATACATTACTCAAATACACCAAAGAACACCTCTTGTCCCCGTTAACCTCGCTGTCCATCTTGGTGGTGAAAGCCTATGGGTAGATTGTGAAAAAGGGTACAATAGTTCCACTTACAAACCCGCTCGTTGCAATTCAATGCAATGTAATCTTACCAGACCTGTATCCTGCGGAGATTGTCACGAAAAAAAACGGCCAGGTTGCAACAAAAACGTGTGCTATAACGCTGTTGAAAACACGGTTACTCAAACTATCATAACGGGCGGTGAAATCGCCCAAGATGTTTTGTCACTCCAATCCGTTAACGGATCCGTTCCAGGCCCCGTTGTCACGATGCCAAATTTTATCTTTAGCTGCTATGACACATTTTTAACCGAAGGTCTTGGTAAAGATATTAAGGGGACGGTTGGTTTCGGACAACTACGTCCAGCATCATTTGCTGCTCAATTGGCATCAGCTTTTAGATTCAGTAGACAATTTGCTGTTTGCTTGAGCTCATCAACTGAACGAAACGGTGTAATTTTCATCGGACATAGACCTTATTACCTTAGCCTTGCCTTTGACGCCTCACAAGATCTTATTTATACACCTATTATTTCCCACCCTCATTATATGTACTACAATCGGGGCTCATCAGAATATTATATTCAAGTTTCTTCTATTAAGATCAGCGGAAAAAATGTGCCGTTAAATAAAACGCTACTCTCATTGGATGAAGATGGTGAAGGTGGGACGAGAATCAGCACGGCTTTTCCTTACACTGTATTAGAGGCTTCTATTTACAATGTTGTGAGCAAAGCTTTCGTTAACGCGATGCCTAAAGATGTGAAAATTGTGTCCCCGGTGCAACCTTTTAAAACTTGCTTTGATTCTTCTGCTATTGGTATGTCACGCCTTGGCTACAATGCTCCTCAAATTGATCTTGTTTTGCACAAGCCAAATGTGTATTGGACAATTATCGGAGCAAACTCATTGGTAAAAGTTAACGAGGATGTCGTGTGCCTCGCCTTTGTTCAACGAAACCAAACATTTGGACAAGGCATTGTCATCGGTGGGTATCAAATGCAGGACAATCTTATAGAATTTGATCTTCCGAGAAAAAGAGTAGGTTTCAGTAACTCACTCTTTTTCCGTCAAACTATGTGTTCAAATCACAACTATGCTTAG